GGCAGAACCTCCCTTCCCACGGATCACCCCCCTAAGCCGATCTGAGCAGTCCACACCATACAGATCCAACGTCTCCTAAATGCACGCTGGCCAACCAAACCCTTGCATCGTGcagcacactcccctccctctccctcttcctgacccatgcggtgccgcctccctctccccgacCTAGATCTCCCTCCCCGAACCAGACCTCCCTCTCCGTCGTCCCAACTCCtaccccgccgccggcctccccccAAGCGCCGCTGCTCTTGACCTGCAACGACCAACGATGATGGCCCCCCATCGCTGCCCCCTCCTTCCCCATCCCGCTGCGGCGAGGAGATCCATTCTAGCCGCCGCCGTTGCCCCCGCCCCCTTCTCCCCGATTCAGACCACATCCTCCCACCATAGCTCGCCGTCGGGCATCCTCCTCCCCTCCTCGTAGATCCAGAGCACAAATCCAAACAGCACATCATTCACCCGTTGGCTTCCCCCCTCCCTTCCCCTCACGCGCGCGACCTCGTCTTCGTCGGCGGCTCGGAGATCTTGCCTTCCCGCCGGCAGCAGCCATGGACGCCGTCAACTCCGTGGTCGACTCCCTTCCCCGCGAGTTTGCCAAGGACAGCGTCCGCCTCGTCAAGCGCTGCCACAAGCCCGACCGCAAGGGTAAGGACCAAAGACTCGCGCCTGCTCGTCCGGATCCGGTTCGTTTTCCTCTTTCGCCAGATCTGACGCTGATCGGCGCGCAGAGTTCACCAAGGTGGCGGCGCGGATGGCGATCGGGTTCGTCATCATGGGGTTCGTCGGCTTCTTCATCAAGCTCATCTTCATCCCCATCAACAACATCATCGTCGGCTCCGGCTAGGTGCGAATGCGTCTCCTCCGATCCCGTCTCCCTCTTGTTTGCACGGTTTAGTTAGACTTGGGTCATGTTGGCTCGCGGTGTGATCTGTTGGATCTGCGGTGTGCGCGCATAGTCCTGCGATCTGACCAATATTTAGTAAGCTAGATTTTAGTAGATCCTTTTTTCCTCCAAATAGACCTGTCAATTTCTACCTTGTTAGGAGAACTCGGATGAGTCAAGGGTAATCAGCTGTGGGGAACTGGGGTCATGCTTAAGTCATTGCCGCTAGTTGCCTCCGCAGGACGAATTGGGGGAATAGGCTGGTTGCTCACCACACAATTTGGGAAAAGAGGAGCTTTTGCAATGTTTTGTTTCGCCCAAGTTGGTGTCGATCCAGTGCATCTAATTGGCACATACTGAGTAGATAGGTTACATACCAATGTTTGTCCATGGTTCGTCCTATGTGTCCATGTATTCTTCATTCTTTAATGCACCTGTGTTCACGCATGGCCAGCTTTATGTATTCACAATATAAAGTTGATCTATACACACATGGCAAACTTTTGTAAAATAAGAAAATAGGTAGGAGTCAAAATATTGTAGGACACATGTTATGCAGTGTTGATCTATACTTTAATGCACCTGTGTTCACGCATGGCCAGCTTTATGTAGTAGTGTCGCGTGTGACCTCAAAAAAGGCTTTGAAAATCCTGATTGAAAATGAAGATGTTACTACTGATTCTCAGACCAGGAACATTGTGTTTCCTGAGCTCTTCCAATACATTTCTTAGAATCCATGCCGGTGGTGTCTTCtacaatatgtgcattattctatTTACCATGTTCGCTATGGCCGACCAATCTGTTCTAGCTGTTTCATGTGGTCGTCCGATATGTGTGGTGCCAACTGCCATTTCTTTGCTAGCTGATGTCAATAGTCTTTTGGTTCATACAACTTAGTGCCTCATATATGAATGCTCTTTCTGGGTTTTTCAATTTCTCTTCCCCCTATCTTTTGCTGACTACACTGATTATATGCCTGTTCTACACCGATGCTCTTTTTTTATGCTGGTCCTATGTCATGGGTGTCAATATCTACTACCTATTTACTGCTTGTTGTGCAAAATCTTTTGGTTATTGTAAATCATTCCCTGCGTTATAAAGTTTGGTTTTAGTCTGTTGCATTTTGTTGGTTCCTATCTTGTCAATGTATACAACAATATGCTTTCTTGGTGGCCATTTGTGCTTCACATTTTTTGGGTATGCTACTTCTCTAATGAGTGGGTGCATCTCTTCTTTGTTTTATCATTCTATATTGTTTTCCTATCCTTCTTGGTATTCTGCTTTCTCCTTGCACATGGCAAGCACCATTTTGTTGGTTCATGTCTTGCCAATGTCTACAGCAATGTGTGCGTCCTCTGTCTCATCTGTGGCATTACCGTACGGCAACTCATAATGGGCCTATCAAGCATACTGACCTTGTGATGATAGATAAAGAGGTTGATTTCAGTGCCATTCTGATAAATATATTTTTAGCCCTATGAATTGAAAAATGAGTGCTTCTTGGTTGTTTCTGTTGTTGGTCCAGAAGATTCTTGGTGCTTTTAGTGCAGTACTATACTATGCTCCTTGGCACTTCTTGCTGTGTTAACTAAATGGTTTAGTCCTGCGCTTCATAGAAGAGGCTTTAACTAAATGTAATGAACTAATTAAGTGCCTTCTTTTATTGTTGGCTAATCCTTTGGTTTTATCGCATGCTACATTCTACTCTCTCTGTtggtaaatataagtctttctggacatttcaaatgggctacagcatacagatgtatatgATGATATGCTACCACTCTAATATGTCCAGGCACTATAAACCCTATGAACTTAATAATGATACTCTGCATGCTATGAGTAAAGTGCTCTATTTTTGAATTTGTGTTATCTTTCTAAAGAACTTGTCCTTTTTTTTGAATGTTCTGTTCATAATATATTGGCTCCAGTGTTTTGATTCTTCTcttctgattcatgtaacagggcgacGGCCGAAGGCATAATGATAGTTCTATTGCTGTCCTAGTGTAGCGAAGATAGCCTAGTCGACTATGGTCGCGTAGTTAGTCATGCATACAGTTTCATCTGACTGGAGCAGGAGCCTAGTTTGTGCTGATTGTCAGGTAGCCTAGTCGACTATGGTCGCGTAGTTAGTCATGCATACAGTTTCATCTGACTGGAGCAGGAGCCCAGTTTGTGCTGATTGTCAATTCTCATTGTGATTGTCCCTATATCTGTGTGACTGATTGTATTTGTATCTGTGTTGTAAATGTGTCATGACAGAAGGAGCCCAGTATATTTGTATGACTGTGATTGATTCTCGCTGTTGTTATCTGAAATATTACTTGTGTTTTCTGTCTGTTCTTATTTAAACATGGTTATTTATTTCTGTCACATTGTCAAATTGTAATCTGAATAATATGATGCTACCAAAAGGGTCCCACTTTAAtagaacctgacaactgggacccatctgAGATCTGACTAGTGGACCCTTCTTTTGGGAAAAAATGAAAAACTAAATTCGTTTAGACAAAAAGGCCACTACCCaacaataaaaaggctgcaatattgggcttggcccatgaacccaaccaaaaattgacagacaaaaaaaaacacaaataggctgaattgttgggctaggcccatgtagaaaaccgaattggaccgggctgaatcttgtgcctacgtggcctggggaggttgctagtgaccaaaacgccacagtaggaatattttggtcgtaaacgtccacgacctACTCACAGAGAAGGTTGCTATAGTTAGTTAACGAccgtcagcttttgaccttctgtttttggtcacaaaaaggtcgcaaatgaaaaacaatgacctttcagtggccaatagtggaggtcacaagttgacatatttcttgtagtggccgGAACAATTGACGGagttgaatgaggtgacaacctcaaaatAATTGAATGCAAACGCGAATCTtatgagatgtcttgagcactccggaaggataaactggcgagaggcgaacgagcaaggggaaactTCTAAGCCAAGgcaaagaatacgatcaacaccaaAACTTGAATTGAATACACCGGAAAGAAAACGAGACGAACAATGATGAAgttgacgagaattcaccggttgagaccattgaggaaagactgaagaggctccgcaagaatgaaattgatgctcgaatagagacgcagactccgggaagaaaaaggtgtgtgagggcgggaaaacaaaggcaactgggaacagggaaccgacgaataactcactactagaaaaatggttgttaatggcgcacctattttggctagTAATAGCGCACTATAGGTGCaccactattaccacgccactagtaacaaatactaatgacgcacctctggtgcgccattagtattgcaggtAATAGTGGCACACCTtgtagtgcgccattgctattgcTACAGGTGTGCCACTAGAaacttttttttgcttttttttgattttttttctgaattttgaaggcgggaaaatagtagtggcgcaccttctaACTCCCACCGTGCGTCATTGCTATTTtttaattttgaatttggatctggatcgcttTGCCCTTTTTTTCCtcattttttttgcttgtttttcttcacgatatttttccaaattttgttctcgtttttggatcttgtacattCTTTTGCCAAAGAGTGAAAGtgtgttatgtcgactagagggggggtgaataggcgatttttatgaattcttcactgaggaatttgcctgtgaggaaattccttagcgaagaactattagcagcggaataagtactcagaagtaagcataacagaatgcaagcatggtcatcatgatggaatgaagactagcacagagtacagaaagcgtaatcacaggataacacaagatgaagacaaacagactgaagaaattgaactgaggaaattgagaaagtcttcagtcaaagtcttcaaacacagatatgaacaaacactcaacacagtaatgaggaaatgaaagggttgaggaaatagaaccagtaggttggtgaagacaatgatttggtaaaccagttccaactgctgtctcagttgtacgtctggttggagcggctaagtatttaaactcgaggacacgcagtcccggacacccagtctctgagcacgcagcttaggacacccagtcctcaccgtattctccttgaactaagatcacacagatcccgtccaatcactcgtggtaagtcttcaggcgacttccaaaccttcacagacttggtcactcggcgatccagaattcctcttggatgctctagaccttgacgcctaaccgtctggaagaagcacagtcttcaaaggtaacaagcgtcagatccacgcaggatcaatttcttcagtgatgctcaatcactttggggtttgtaggtgtttgggtttgggattttcctcacttgatgattttcgctcgaagtcctcggaggatgggttgctctcaaatgacaagtgtcaagttctctcggagcagccaaccagctagtggttgtaggggggcggctatttatagcctagggagcagcccgacatgataagacataaatgcccctcaatgatatgaccgttaggtggataagatattttgggacagctggcgcacagcatagcaacggtcggaaatttgactctcaaatttctcagggctatcaggttcctcactttgtaggtaatttgcactggcgaattcctaactcctcagtcagaacaaattcatcagcaaCCAGAAGAACTTTGTATCTATCAGTGAAGAAAGtggctgaactgtatgagatttccaaaggcttcactcgaagggattggtaggtgtaggattttgagttgagcatcacatggaaagttttccttagtatttcctcgaccccctttaacagtacggtgtttcctgtgactcaagaaagagaaaatgaaactacgaaaacaaaagtattcacgcttcatgttccacaaatgaataacaagtcttcacggtcataccaatttcttcactttcaaagtcttcagaaagtcttcagaatatcaaagtcttcagttgaaggacttcatttttaggggtcgactttctctgtaaatataaaagtcctcatagacttatagacctgtgtacactcacaaacgcattagtcccttaacctataagtcttcaatacaccaaaatcactaaggggcactagatgcacttacaatctccccctttttggtgattgatgacaacataggttaagttttcaacggggataaatatatgaagtgtatatactgatattgaggaatttgattacaagatatagaagaactccccctgaagatgtgcatagtgaggaatttgcttttgaggcattgcacatttgaagagttgaatcatggagatctccccctatttcttttaattcatacacgcatttgatatataatatgaagaatttgaaatgcatgatgaaatatggtgcctggtgagatttagcatgcgtgcaatgtcattaacgaggaaataagcatgcagagcataatgcaacaaaagtatcagcgcaccatcgggtttaagattacaactcgatcgaaATAAGAgtttcagaagaatgagagttgtaacttaaaaaaatgcccttaatatagacccgcttgaagactaactcagatttctccccctttgtcatcaaatgaccaaaaggattgaaactgaggactaacgcccctgaagaatttcaagttgatggaggagcgccagcgttgttggggttgtttgttgtagcagggcctgccgcagtgtcgtccaaatcttcatactcatcagtgtcacgcgatgaagaataagagctggccacccaggaaggaactttgaccttcttgaatttcttcgttggAGGTGctgaccagtcaaattcttccttgagacccatattcttc
Above is a window of Triticum aestivum cultivar Chinese Spring chromosome 6B, IWGSC CS RefSeq v2.1, whole genome shotgun sequence DNA encoding:
- the LOC123134148 gene encoding protein transport protein Sec61 subunit gamma-like, producing MDAVNSVVDSLPREFAKDSVRLVKRCHKPDRKEFTKVAARMAIGFVIMGFVGFFIKLIFIPINNIIVGSG